GGATCGGGCAAGTCTCCCTCTACTGTGAGGATAGCTGCAGTGCGTTTTAGAATCAGATTCTGTTCCTCTAAAACGGCTTTCGCGATCGGAAATAGCCGATCAATGTCAGCATCTTCCTCAACTAAAACGGCTTCCTCATCGTCGTCGTCTCCTGTCCATTGAATGAATTCAACAGGATAATCGACTGGCAGCAACAAGAGATAAGTTTCATTATCGATATCTATTTCCTGTTCGACATAGCATTCTAGTGAGCGTCCGGCAGAATCGCTCAAGGTGATAGTTGGAACATTGTCCTCTTCATAATCTTCCATGTTCTCGTAATTCGATGTGCTCATGCGTTGCTTTCCCTTCACATTTGCCCCCCATACTCTCATGATTTTGCTGTTGTGGATCATGTGAGCTAAGTGATCAATTCTGCGTCCACGATCGGGTTGAGTGGCATGGTTGTAGCCAGTGTTACGTTCGCCAGCCACATTAATCCAGTAAGCTACAGCTAACTTTGCACAATTAAAGCTGCGCAAGTGACCATATCAAGCTGTGCTTAAGCAGGTAACACTAGCCTTAGTTGCAATTTTTTCTAGGTGGAATTCAGTGAGATTACGGAGGCGACCCTATGTCTGACATGGCATTTGGCAGCAATAACCCATTGCACCGTGTAGTAATAGTTGGTGGTGGCTTTGGTGGACTCTATGCTGCCCAATTCTTAAAGCGAACCAATGTTCACATCACTCTGATTGACAGACGCAATTTTCACCTGTTTCAGCCGTTGCTTTATCAGGTTGCTACAGGTACGCTTTCCCCCGCAGATATTGCGTCACCATTGCGGGCAATTCTAAACAATAACCCTAACGCTAACGTGGTTTTAGGTGAAGTTTTGGATGTTGACCCGACCCAAAAGG
This sequence is a window from Cyanobacteriota bacterium. Protein-coding genes within it:
- a CDS encoding DUF3727 domain-containing protein — protein: MSTSNYENMEDYEEDNVPTITLSDSAGRSLECYVEQEIDIDNETYLLLLPVDYPVEFIQWTGDDDDEEAVLVEEDADIDRLFPIAKAVLEEQNLILKRTAAILTVEGDLPDPDDDEDDVDAEDTEDMGSRVQLLANFYVEDQEYGICTPLDPFFIPARLGADGKPQLLSPEEHERIEPMLSDIIEAHLFDDLDED